From the genome of Corallococcus macrosporus DSM 14697:
CCCCACGCGGGGCTCGAGGCGGCCATCCGCCAGCACGGCCCGCGGCTCCTGCTGGGCGAGGACTCCGCGCTGCGGCAGCTCTTCCCCGGGCGCACCACGGAGGCGGTGCTCATCTCCGGCGCGGCCGCCGCGCATGGGCCGCTGGGGAAGATTGTCGTCTGGAACGACGGCGGCTTCTCCACCTACGCCATGGACCTCATCCGGGTGCTGGCCTCCACGCTGAGCCAGCGCCTCCAGGACTACAACCGCGAGCGCATCCACCTGTCGCAGTTCTTCCCCAACGCCGTCATCGACGCGCTGTTGCAGGACCCGGCCTATGTCCAGCACCTGCGGGCGCAGGACCAGGAGGTGGGCATCCTCTTCGCGGACATCAACGGCTTCACCCGCATCTGCGAGCAGGGCTTCGACAGCCCGCGCAGCATCGGCCGCTTCGTGGATGAGTGGAGCCAGCGCGCGGTGGGCTGCATCTGGGAGCACGGCGGCGTGTTCGACAAGATGGTGGGCGACTGTGTCATCGGCCTCTTCGGCCCGCCCTTCTTCAAGAGCACGCCGCGCGAGCGCGCGCAGGCGGCGGTGCGGGCCGCGTGTGACATCCAGGCCTTCACTGCGGCCCTGGGCGCGCGCGAGGAGGTGGCGGCGCTGTGCGAGCGCGTGAAGCTGCCGGGCCTGGGCGTGGCGGTGGGCGTCAACCTGGCGCACGCGAACTGCGGCCTCTTCGGGCCCAACCGCCAGTACACCGCGTTCTCCAGCGGCATGAACCAGGCGGCCCGCCTCCAGTCACTGGCGGGCTTCCAGGAGACGCTGGTGATGGACAGCGTGCATGACGCGCTGGCCGGCGCGGAGGACGCCTTCTTCCAGGGGCTGCGCTTCGGGCCCCTGACGGAGACGCCCGTGAAGAACGTGGCGCAGCCGCTGCGCCACTACCGGCTGGAGCCGCTCACGCCTTGAGCGGCGGCCCCGCATAGCGGCGCGAGAAGTGGATCCACCGGCGCTCGTCCACCTCCACCTGCCACTCGGAGTTGGGCGTCAGCGGCAGCCGCTGCTTGAGGAAGCTCTCCAGGTGGTCCGCGGCCTTCACCGGCGTGAGGCCCGGCGCGCGGAAGGCGATGTGGAGGAACACGTCCAGCGTGGCCGCCACATCCACCGACGCGCAGATGCGCAGCGACCCCACGCGGCGCTGGTAGAGCGTGTTCTGCCCGGGCCATGTCGCCGGGTCCATGCCTGTTCGTGGCAGTGACAGCCAGTTGTACGGCTCGAGAACGAAGTCGAGCAGCTCACTGCTCGCCTCATCCACCGTTGCGTGCTCCTGGATGGAAAGCATCGCCCACCTCCCCGGGGAAGCCGATGGAAAGAATGTGCCCATGGCCGTGTCGCGTGCAAGGGGCACGGCCCGCAATCGACATGGGCGTCCGTTACCGACACGGCGCACCCCTCGGGGTGTAGCGCAGGACCCTGACGGGCCTCCGCGTCATGGCGCGCGCTCACGCACGGAGGGCGCGTTGGCGTGGCGGCCATGCGAGCATGAGCTGGCCTCGCGCGACGTCCGGGCGCTTCGCCGCCCGAGACAGTGGGCTCGTACCCGGGGCTCGGGCGGGCAGGAGGCGCGACGCGCGCGGGGAGGCGCGTCAGGCGCTGCTGGGAACTAAACTGCGCGTGCGCCGCTCCACCTTGGCCTTGAGCTGGCCACAGCCCGCGTCGATGTCGATGCCCCGTCGCTGACGCACCGTGCTGGGCACCTCATATGCGGCGA
Proteins encoded in this window:
- a CDS encoding adenylate/guanylate cyclase domain-containing protein encodes the protein MTDISLEEYKALRTLQRAVDDALEESLREREPLTQTFRRCFPLVLSLTGAKAVAITTRDEELVEQTWGEGDWSDRHPGALLEGAAGVRRLDADTLASQPLDVAGARVGSLGLLFAGDATAPEAAARLLRLLDTVAEQLDTVLCLVHTASEKHQLILQCNGHLANPVFEAGMDLAVLTLAQRVRLPGFLLLYRDAVQPHLLHYRTYRGGHLEFESGEQPHAGLEAAIRQHGPRLLLGEDSALRQLFPGRTTEAVLISGAAAAHGPLGKIVVWNDGGFSTYAMDLIRVLASTLSQRLQDYNRERIHLSQFFPNAVIDALLQDPAYVQHLRAQDQEVGILFADINGFTRICEQGFDSPRSIGRFVDEWSQRAVGCIWEHGGVFDKMVGDCVIGLFGPPFFKSTPRERAQAAVRAACDIQAFTAALGAREEVAALCERVKLPGLGVAVGVNLAHANCGLFGPNRQYTAFSSGMNQAARLQSLAGFQETLVMDSVHDALAGAEDAFFQGLRFGPLTETPVKNVAQPLRHYRLEPLTP